Proteins encoded within one genomic window of Episyrphus balteatus chromosome 1, idEpiBalt1.1, whole genome shotgun sequence:
- the LOC129906673 gene encoding juvenile hormone esterase-like — protein MITSVGLIFLLIALSDVHAVPNVCLPEMGCLEGTYMSGFQSDKFEVFMGVPFAEPPVGDLRFSNPKPMKPWKGVLDATKAKPDCIQKNYLPPQPFVSGQEDCLYLNIYRPINKDKKPLPVMVYIFGGGFFAGTASPLIHGPEYFMDTKEVILVTLAYRLGALGFLSTGDANMPGNFGLKDQNLALKWIQSYISYFGGDPHSVTIFGQSAGAVSVHMHILSDLSSGLFQRAIVMSGNAGAPYATPIAKPLDQARKQAELVGIPNANNISPKDLTKALRQIDANKIVESGDGFKYWHVDPLTTFRPVIEEPSPNAFLTADPVDLIATGNYTQVPWMTGMVPHEGAVRALSILSNEALRNDFNNHFDDFIGKLMEFPFTNDVGTKMDSLIDHYFNGVHELNNQTAQAFVDIITDRAFVHPFYKNTKQYVETADLKKNPVYLYRFNYRGPFSYSTLYTGNFNNYGVVHCDDLIYLFRSPGLFNVDFEKNSVEAKVIKELVDTYVSFATTGHPNGANDQSLAECNRHALENPDDNKICSYKEIQNASNGFSVQIDNYFDVSKVKLWDKILN, from the exons ATGATCACTTCGGTTggattgatatttttgttgataGCACTGAGTGACGTTCATGCTGTACCAAATGTTTGCCTACCCGAAATGGGATGCCTTGAAGGCACCTACATGTCTGGTTTCCAAAGTGATAAATTTGAAGTCTTCATGGGAGTTCCATTTGCTGAGCCTCCAGTTGGTGATTTGAGGTTTagc aATCCAAAACCTATGAAGCCGTGGAAAGGTGTTCTGGATGCGACTAAAGCTAAACCAGACTGCattcaaaaaaactatttgccACCTCAGCCATTTGTCAGTGGACAGGAAGACTGCTTGTATCTAAATATATATCGTCCAATA aataaagataaaaaaccaCTGCCAGTAATGGTTTACATATTTGGGGGAGGATTCTTTGCCGGTACTGCAAGCCCTTTAATCCATGGACCAGAATATTTTATGGACACAAAGGAGGTGATTCTAGTTACATTAGCATATCGCTTGGGTGCTTTAGGTTTCCTTTCAACTGGAGATGCTAATATGCCTGGCAATTTTGGGTTGAAAGATCAAAATTTAGCATTAAAATGGATTCAAAGCTACATCTCCTATTTTGGAGGAGATCCTCATAGCGTTACAATCTTTGGACAGAGCGCTGGAGCTGTATCTGTTCATATGCACATATTAAGTGATTTGTCATCAG GTCTCTTTCAAAGAGCAATTGTAATGAGCGGTAATGCTGGTGCACCATATGCCACCCCAATTGCCAAGCCACTTGACCAAGCTCGTAAGCAAGCTGAGCTTGTTGGAATTCCCAATGCCAATAACATAAGCCCAAAAGACCTCACAAAAGCCTTACGACAAATTGATGCCAATAAAATCGTCGAATCTGGTGATGGATTTAAATATTGGCATGTAGATCCTCTGACCACATTTCGTCCAGTTATCGAAGAACCTTCTCCAAATGCATTCTTGACTGCTGATCCAGTTGATCTTATAGCTACTGGAAACTATACACAAGTACCTTGGATGACGGGTATGGTACCTCATGAAGGCGCTGTTCGAGCTTTGTCCATACTCTCCAATGAAGCATTACGTAATGACTTCAATAACCATTTTGACGATTTCATTGGAAAACTTATGGAGTTCCCATTTACAAATGATGTTGGCACGAAAATGGATTCCCTTATTGATCATTATTTTAATGGAGTCCACGAACTAAACAACCAAACAGCCCAAGCTTTCGTTGAT ATCATTACTGACCGAGCTTTTGTGCATCCGTTTTATAAAAACACCAAACAGTACGTTGAAACGgctgatcttaaaaaaaatccagtcTACCTCTATCGATTCAACTATCGTGGTCCATTTTCCTATTCGACATTATACACAGGAAATTTCAACAATTACGGAGTAGTGCATTGTGATGATCTTATATATTTATTCCGATCGCCAGGACTGTTCAATGTAGACTTTGAAAAGAACTCAGTGGAAGCAAAAGTAATCAAGGAATTAGTAGACACTTATGTTTCCTTCGCAACAACAGG ACACCCTAATGGAGCAAATGACCAAAGTTTAGCAGAATGCAATCGACATGCTTTGGAAAATCCAGATGATAACAAAATTTGTTCGTACAAGGAGATACAAAATGCAAGCAATGGATTTTCAGTGCAAATTGATAACTATTTTGACGTTTCAAAAGTAAAACTTTGGGACAAAATACTTAATTGA